The Candidatus Neomarinimicrobiota bacterium genome window below encodes:
- a CDS encoding NADH-quinone oxidoreductase subunit C has translation MTLEKILKSVRDEISDSLLEVSEVGGEAVLHIKGESILPVLRILRDAEFNFLSDITAVDNLTLGGHERFAVVYHLLSHSKIERVVVKAYVAQDNPVIPSAESLWKTADWQEREVFDLYGIKFEEHPNLIRILNPDDYKDHPLRKDYPRVGRGERRDFRIVERRWGSKAE, from the coding sequence ATGACGCTGGAGAAAATCCTCAAATCTGTAAGAGACGAGATTTCCGATTCTCTGCTTGAAGTTTCCGAGGTGGGCGGTGAGGCGGTACTCCATATCAAAGGAGAGAGTATTCTTCCCGTCCTGCGAATTCTGCGCGACGCTGAATTCAACTTTCTCTCCGATATCACGGCGGTGGATAACCTTACGCTCGGCGGCCATGAGCGCTTCGCTGTTGTCTATCATCTGCTTTCGCATTCAAAGATAGAAAGGGTGGTGGTGAAGGCTTATGTGGCGCAGGATAATCCTGTCATACCTTCGGCGGAATCGCTCTGGAAAACGGCAGACTGGCAAGAAAGAGAAGTTTTTGACCTTTATGGTATCAAATTCGAAGAACATCCCAACCTCATCAGAATTTTAAATCCAGATGACTATAAAGATCATCCGCTGCGGAAAGATTACCCGCGGGTCGGTAGGGGGGAGAGAAGAGATTTTCGGATCGTCGAAAGGCGATGGGGGAGTAAAGCAGAGTGA
- a CDS encoding NADH-quinone oxidoreductase subunit B family protein codes for MSERDLKSNILTTTVESAINWGRKNSLWPMPFGTACCGIEFMAVLAARTDMARFGAEAIRFSPRQSDLLIVAGRISIKMMPVLTRIYEQMPEPKWVISMGACASSGGVFDTYSVIQGIDQFIPVDMYVPGCPPRPEGVVDGLMKLQRLVEKERISDYSVPAVE; via the coding sequence ATGTCTGAGCGGGATTTGAAATCCAACATCCTGACCACGACAGTGGAGAGTGCGATCAACTGGGGCCGCAAGAATTCGCTCTGGCCCATGCCTTTTGGTACCGCCTGTTGCGGAATCGAATTTATGGCGGTACTAGCCGCTCGAACGGATATGGCCCGCTTCGGAGCTGAAGCCATTAGATTCTCTCCACGACAGTCCGATCTCCTCATCGTTGCCGGGCGGATTTCTATCAAAATGATGCCTGTTCTTACCCGGATTTACGAACAGATGCCTGAACCGAAGTGGGTTATCTCCATGGGGGCTTGCGCCTCCAGCGGCGGTGTCTTCGATACTTACAGCGTCATCCAGGGAATAGACCAGTTCATCCCTGTGGACATGTATGTTCCCGGATGCCCTCCTCGGCCCGAAGGTGTTGTGGACGGCCTGATGAAACTGCAGCGGCTGGTGGAGAAGGAGCGGATATCTGACTATTCGGTGCCGGCGGTGGAATAG
- the ndhC gene encoding NADH-quinone oxidoreductase subunit A, whose product MIENYLPILVVFILAAGFGIVTLVLTHLIGPRIKDPVKLMPYESGVDPIGETRIRFSVKYFIIALLFIIFDIEIVFLYPWAVVYRQFLSSGSFIFFEMVVFLAILTFGYLFVWKKGALEWE is encoded by the coding sequence ATGATTGAGAACTATTTACCGATCCTTGTAGTTTTTATCCTCGCTGCCGGATTCGGCATCGTCACCCTTGTTCTAACGCATCTTATCGGTCCGAGGATTAAGGATCCTGTCAAGCTGATGCCCTATGAATCAGGGGTCGATCCGATAGGTGAAACGCGCATCCGTTTCTCAGTAAAATATTTCATCATTGCTCTCCTGTTCATCATCTTCGATATAGAAATAGTTTTTCTTTACCCGTGGGCTGTCGTATACAGACAGTTTTTATCGAGCGGTTCTTTCATCTTCTTTGAGATGGTGGTGTTCCTGGCTATTCTGACGTTCGGCTATCTTTTCGTCTGGAAGAAGGGCGCTTTGGAGTGGGAATGA
- a CDS encoding NADH-quinone oxidoreductase subunit N produces MDNFQSVAYFVPELIVVATIMIAVLADLFYSKDQSRNVGYWVLGGLVVALTALWLSPADEVNSLFLNSIALDPFSRIFKFIFLIATVIVILMSMQTDELSQVRTGEYFTLLAVMVLGMSLMASSVDLIMVYLSIEVVSIVSFILAGFLKSQVRSNEAALKYVIYGAFSSGLMLYGLSLLYGLTGTTKVFEIADALALAGDEATLTLTTASILIMAGFGYKISAVPFHFWTPDVYEGAPTPITAYLSVAPKAAGFALLVRFFNSLLGVGDSLNMAVWQMMEGIPWQHLIMVISAITMTLGNLVAIQQDNIKRMLAYSSIAHAGYILMAVPVLSQDGVYAIIFYIVVYLFMQLGAFLIAIIVSNKFGTELIDEYSGIGFKSPFLAGLMALFLFSLTGIPPTAGFIGKFYLFAALIKAGPQFYWLAVLGVLNSVVSLYYYMRVMKKMYFEGETQTELYFPPRLSAVLLVGLGIPTLLFGIYWAPVADWVHNSLMFFVVRM; encoded by the coding sequence ATGGACAATTTCCAGAGCGTAGCCTATTTCGTGCCTGAACTGATTGTTGTGGCGACGATAATGATAGCCGTTCTCGCCGATCTGTTCTATTCAAAAGATCAATCCCGCAATGTGGGATACTGGGTACTGGGTGGCCTGGTGGTGGCTCTTACCGCTCTCTGGCTGTCACCAGCGGATGAGGTGAACAGTCTGTTTCTGAACTCAATTGCCCTCGACCCGTTTTCCCGAATCTTCAAATTTATTTTCCTGATCGCTACAGTTATTGTCATCTTGATGTCAATGCAGACGGATGAACTGTCACAGGTGAGAACAGGAGAATACTTTACTCTGCTGGCGGTGATGGTGCTGGGCATGTCGCTCATGGCTTCCAGCGTTGATCTCATCATGGTCTACCTCTCGATTGAAGTGGTGAGTATCGTTTCATTTATCCTGGCGGGATTCCTGAAGAGTCAGGTGAGATCCAATGAGGCGGCGCTTAAGTACGTCATTTACGGAGCGTTCTCCTCCGGGCTGATGCTATACGGCCTCAGTCTGTTGTACGGTCTAACGGGGACTACGAAAGTATTCGAGATAGCGGACGCTTTGGCGCTGGCTGGAGATGAGGCTACTCTCACGCTCACTACCGCTTCAATCCTCATCATGGCTGGATTCGGCTACAAGATTTCGGCCGTCCCTTTTCATTTCTGGACGCCTGATGTCTACGAGGGGGCGCCGACCCCTATCACCGCTTACCTCTCTGTGGCGCCGAAGGCCGCCGGCTTCGCTCTGCTGGTCAGATTTTTCAATTCACTACTGGGTGTGGGAGATTCACTTAATATGGCGGTGTGGCAGATGATGGAAGGGATACCGTGGCAGCACCTGATCATGGTCATCTCCGCCATCACCATGACCCTCGGCAACCTGGTGGCGATCCAGCAGGATAATATCAAACGCATGCTTGCCTATTCCAGCATTGCCCACGCCGGTTATATCCTCATGGCGGTACCGGTTCTATCACAGGATGGGGTCTATGCCATAATCTTTTACATCGTTGTCTATCTGTTCATGCAGCTTGGTGCTTTCCTGATAGCAATTATTGTCTCTAATAAGTTCGGTACTGAACTCATCGACGAATACAGCGGTATCGGTTTCAAGTCTCCATTTCTTGCGGGCTTGATGGCACTCTTTCTGTTTTCCCTCACAGGGATACCACCCACAGCCGGTTTCATCGGCAAATTCTATCTCTTCGCTGCCCTCATTAAGGCAGGACCCCAGTTTTATTGGCTTGCCGTTCTGGGAGTACTTAACAGTGTCGTCTCATTGTATTACTATATGAGGGTGATGAAAAAGATGTACTTCGAGGGTGAGACTCAGACTGAGCTGTACTTTCCACCCAGGCTTTCAGCCGTACTGCTCGTAGGCTTGGGTATCCCCACGCTACTTTTTGGTATATACTGGGCTCCGGTTGCGGACTGGGTCCACAATTCCTTGATGTTCTTTGTAGTGAGGATGTAA
- a CDS encoding NADH-quinone oxidoreductase subunit M yields MDWNILSWTVWMPVIGMIAITLIPREKENVIKIIAAVATGLQLWLAILLWMQFDRNSSGFQFQEHLSWIPSFNISYFLGVDGLSLPMVFLTALLSFLCIFVSWNIGKAVKGYFALFLMLDAGMMGVFLSLDFFLFYIFWEVVLLPMYFLIGMWGGSQREYAAIKFFLYTLAGSVLMLIAILALYFACGRTFNMVELMAVAPTALGTLSWWGFSGLKVVWIMLFIAFAIKVPVFPFHTWLPLAHVEAPTAVSVILAGVLLKMGTYGMLRISYPMIPDGAVWFATALAVLALINIIWGALCALAQTDLKKMVAYSSINHMGYVMLGMAAVVAAGARYDGNVAAAQAGMNGAVLQMFNHGTITAMLFILVGVVYDRAHHRNIDGFGGLATQMPIYAGIVAVAWFAGLGLPGLSGFISEALCFIGAFPVYKTIVIASTIGILLNASYFLWSYQRIFLGKLNEKYADMPEINGREIFTLVPLASIVILLGIYPTPVLNVMKVTMANLISIVQQSSLLALF; encoded by the coding sequence ATGGATTGGAACATTTTAAGCTGGACTGTCTGGATGCCGGTGATCGGCATGATCGCCATTACGCTCATTCCTCGTGAAAAGGAGAATGTGATCAAGATTATTGCCGCGGTTGCTACCGGTCTGCAGCTGTGGCTGGCAATTTTGCTCTGGATGCAGTTTGATCGCAACAGCAGTGGTTTTCAATTTCAGGAACATCTGAGTTGGATTCCGTCGTTCAATATCTCCTATTTTCTCGGTGTGGACGGCCTCAGTCTGCCGATGGTTTTCCTAACGGCGTTGCTTTCCTTCCTCTGCATCTTCGTCAGCTGGAACATCGGCAAGGCGGTGAAGGGGTATTTTGCCCTCTTTCTCATGCTTGATGCGGGCATGATGGGTGTATTTCTCTCCCTCGATTTCTTTCTGTTTTACATCTTCTGGGAGGTGGTGCTTCTCCCCATGTACTTCCTTATCGGAATGTGGGGCGGGTCCCAGCGCGAATACGCGGCTATTAAGTTTTTTCTGTATACACTGGCAGGTTCTGTCCTCATGCTGATCGCCATCTTGGCGCTCTATTTTGCTTGTGGTCGGACGTTCAATATGGTAGAACTGATGGCAGTAGCTCCAACAGCCCTGGGGACGCTTTCGTGGTGGGGCTTCAGTGGTCTGAAGGTAGTATGGATAATGCTGTTCATCGCTTTTGCTATTAAAGTACCCGTCTTTCCGTTTCACACGTGGTTGCCGTTGGCTCATGTGGAAGCGCCCACGGCCGTCTCCGTCATCCTGGCGGGTGTCCTTCTAAAGATGGGGACCTACGGAATGCTCAGAATCAGCTATCCAATGATCCCGGATGGCGCGGTCTGGTTTGCTACGGCGCTGGCGGTTCTGGCTTTGATCAACATTATCTGGGGCGCCCTGTGTGCGCTGGCTCAGACAGACCTGAAGAAAATGGTGGCATACTCAAGTATTAACCATATGGGTTACGTAATGCTGGGAATGGCTGCCGTTGTGGCCGCGGGGGCCAGGTATGATGGCAACGTTGCAGCGGCCCAGGCGGGAATGAACGGAGCCGTTCTTCAAATGTTCAATCACGGCACTATTACAGCCATGTTGTTTATCCTGGTGGGTGTTGTATATGACCGCGCCCACCACCGCAACATCGACGGATTCGGCGGACTTGCAACACAGATGCCCATCTATGCCGGGATTGTGGCTGTCGCCTGGTTTGCCGGTCTCGGATTGCCCGGCCTTTCAGGATTCATCAGCGAAGCGCTCTGCTTCATAGGTGCCTTTCCCGTTTACAAAACTATTGTTATTGCATCTACAATTGGTATTCTTCTCAACGCTTCCTACTTCCTATGGTCGTATCAGCGCATCTTCCTGGGCAAGTTGAATGAGAAGTATGCCGACATGCCGGAGATTAACGGCAGGGAGATATTCACACTCGTTCCCCTTGCAAGTATAGTCATCTTATTGGGCATTTATCCGACACCGGTCCTAAACGTAATGAAGGTGACCATGGCTAATCTCATCAGTATCGTTCAGCAAAGTTCTCTACTGGCTCTCTTCTAA
- a CDS encoding proton-conducting transporter membrane subunit: NDIKRVLAYSTLSQLGYMIMAIGVGAYVVGFFHLVTHAAFKAGLFLCSGSVIHAMHHAYDELNDHESDPQDMRNMGGLKGGMKTTYWSMVICTVALAGIPFTSGFLSKDAILAGTLAFSSHHPQHFLLAVFGFGAALLTAFYMFRLIFMTFHGKAAREEVSHYIHESPAVMTTPLIILATLSIFLFYTLPHLNPFSDAGWFTELVVARDSVVPGGANPSAHEIAEGMHHAHNLAMALSILVALSGIALAVVIYLKKQLSAERLAERLALPYKLSFNKFFIDEIYQKLLIGPTVVFSKIIGFIDWDLYDRYIINGIGRVTERLSRLVGIRWDYDVLDQRIVDGVGDSTLFFGRTLRLIQTGKVQNYLVWVLGGIILIFVFQVM; encoded by the coding sequence TGACGCACGCTGCATTCAAGGCAGGACTGTTTCTCTGCAGCGGCAGCGTCATTCACGCCATGCATCACGCTTATGATGAACTTAATGACCATGAGTCTGATCCCCAGGATATGCGCAATATGGGCGGCTTGAAAGGGGGGATGAAAACAACCTATTGGAGCATGGTTATCTGCACGGTGGCCCTTGCTGGAATCCCCTTCACATCAGGATTTCTTTCCAAGGATGCCATCCTTGCGGGAACACTTGCTTTCTCCTCGCACCATCCACAGCACTTCCTCCTTGCTGTATTCGGTTTTGGTGCAGCCCTTTTGACAGCTTTTTACATGTTCAGGCTTATCTTCATGACTTTCCACGGCAAAGCCGCCCGGGAGGAGGTCAGCCATTACATTCACGAATCGCCAGCTGTCATGACAACGCCTCTGATTATTCTGGCGACGCTATCGATCTTTCTCTTCTATACACTACCGCATCTGAATCCATTTTCCGATGCGGGGTGGTTTACAGAATTAGTCGTAGCGCGGGATTCTGTCGTTCCGGGAGGTGCAAACCCGTCCGCCCATGAAATCGCCGAAGGGATGCACCATGCTCACAATCTGGCTATGGCTCTTTCTATTCTGGTGGCCCTCTCGGGCATTGCACTCGCTGTTGTTATCTATCTCAAGAAACAACTCTCTGCCGAACGGTTGGCGGAACGGCTTGCCCTACCGTATAAACTGTCTTTCAACAAATTCTTCATCGATGAGATATATCAGAAATTGCTTATCGGTCCTACAGTTGTTTTCTCCAAGATTATCGGATTCATCGATTGGGACTTGTATGACAGATATATCATTAACGGCATCGGCAGGGTCACTGAAAGGCTCTCCAGGCTTGTGGGAATCCGGTGGGATTACGATGTGCTCGATCAGCGGATAGTTGATGGTGTCGGGGATTCTACCCTGTTCTTCGGCCGGACGCTGCGCCTGATTCAGACGGGAAAAGTGCAGAACTATCTGGTATGGGTTTTGGGAGGAATTATCCTCATTTTTGTCTTTCAAGTGATGTAG